In a genomic window of Labeo rohita strain BAU-BD-2019 chromosome 20, IGBB_LRoh.1.0, whole genome shotgun sequence:
- the ankef1a gene encoding ankyrin repeat and EF-hand domain-containing protein 1a isoform X1 codes for MSRTLAKGRLEVLQIYRLLQCVQDGDKLYIEKLISMGVHDLINLTEPREGNGVLHLASVGNKPDMLEFLISQGARPDVQDRRGRTPLMMAAELGYDGIVSLLAKNNADMKLVDKEGKGLLFYCIHPTKRHMRCLQVALNGNADVNNVSETGMPVFLLACEQAQDCEGMCLSILERGADPNATNQETGRTALMEATRAGAIDLVRVILKKGGNVNALDKKRFHAAHFAAEKGFFEIIKVLSAYAADFGVVTSEGDTPLHFAASGGYTDCCRFLAQRGCNPKLKNQEGLLPRQIAKDCGHKATVKELKKAERLHGKFSKGAGGTNEPWALTLHDWSHENENALRSAFESASDSYMGLEMVSKATFVSVLQELHAPLDDNQIRALLLAFDKRREAFININDFLKGLKYIPKTYVMASYGPKKKKATKAGKTKKTKFNAPLPICTVPPDLIHRRDDGGPPQFLIESYQHATDTHRYDRDHRPGHPIEDDTAWYIDEPEKIYINMNYCVKTGDIESLRLALSQKIPVDVKDRFYKTPLMAACASGNYEVAKFLVDNGADVNACDQFSWTPLHHACHAGQLDIIQLLLEAGASVDLPTLNGATPLMRAIESCRPSCVEYLIKAGAKVNAVNKTEQNCLDVAHAYADFRVVDLIQAKINTLPRPKENKKPQPVRIHRKLTPASTPGSTKEKQGTVTTPTASSNSAVKKAMKKDSVIVHSTQITSGKLNKLDISFVPRTTWQNQLTTTELMDKKARRRQRFSFEVDFDDFKMPFNKNIQKKSVEFELTD; via the exons atgTCACGCACCCTGGCCAAGGGAAGGCTTGAAGTTTTGCAGATCTATCGGCTGCTTCAGTGCGTCCAGGATGGAGATAAGCTGTACATAGAGAAATTAATCAGCATGGGTGTTCATGACCTCATAAATCTCACCGAGCCACGCGAGGGGAACGGCGTCCTGCACCTGGCATCGGTGGGCAACAAACCCGACATGCTGGAGTTCCTTATATCTCAAGGTGCCCGTCCAGACGTGCAGGACAGGAGGGGGCGGACACCCTTGATGATGGCCGCAGAGCTCGGATATGACGGCATCGTGTCTTTACTGGCCAAGAACAATGCAGATATGAAACTTGTAGACAAAGAAGGGAAAG GCTTGCTCTTCTACTGCATCCACCCTACCAAAAGGCACATGCGCTGCCTCCAGGTGGCCCTGAATGGCAATGCAGATGTCAACAATGTTTCAGAAACTGGGATGCCAGTGTTTCTGCTGGCCTGTGAACAAGCTCAGGACTGTGAAGGGATGTGTCTCAGTATCCTAGAGAGAGGAGCAGACCCTAATGCTACAAATCAG GAAACAGGTCGGACAGCTCTGATGGAGGCCACTCGAGCTGGAGCAATAGATCTTGTAAGAGTCATCCTCAAGAAAGGAGGAAACGTCAATGCCTTGGATAAGAAGAGATTCCATGCAGCTCACTTTGCGGCTGAAAAAGGCTTCTTTGAA atcatTAAGGTGTTGTCTGCATATGCAGCAGATTTTGGAGTGGTAACATCAGAGGGGGATACACCACTGCACTTTGCTGCCTCTGGTGGCTACACAGATTGCTGCAGGTTTCTAGCTCAAAGgg GATGCAATCCCAAACTGAAGAACCAAGAAGGTCTGCTTCCCCGTCAGATCGCTAAGGACTGTGGTCACAAAGCCACTGTTAAAGAGCTTAAGAAGGCTGAACGACTGCATGGAAAGTTTTCAAAAGGAGCGGGTGGCACAAATGAACCGTGGGCTCTGACGCTTCACGACTGGTCTCATGAAAATGAGAATGCACTGAGAAGTGCTTTTGAGTCAGCATCAGACAGCTACATGGGACTAGAGATGGTGTCCAAGGCAACGTTTGTGTCTGTTCTTCAGGAACTTCACGCTCCTCTAGATGATAACCAAATTCGTGCTCTTCTGCTTGCTTTTGATAAGAGACGAGAGgcctttataaatataaatgacttCCTAAAAGGTCTCAAGTATATTCCGAAGACATATGTTATGGCTTCTTATGGGCCTAAGAAGAAGAAGGCAACCAAGGCAGGAAAGACCAAAAAGACTAAGTTCAATGCACCTCTGCCCATCTGCACTGTCCCACCTGATCTCATTCATCGACGTGATGATGGTGGGCCGCCGCAGTTTTTGATTGAAAGTTACCAGCATGCTACAGACACCCACAGATACGACCGGGACCATCGACCAGGGCATCCTATCGAAGATGATACAGCATGGTACATCGATGAGCCAGAAAAGatatacataaatatgaacTACTGTGTTAAAACAGGAGATATCGAGTCTCTCAGGTTGGCACTCAGCCAAAAGATTCCTGTAGATGTGAAAGATCGCTTTTACAAGACGCCACTCATGGCTGCATGTGCAAGTGGGAACTACGAAGTGGCAAAGTTTCTTGTTGATAACGG GGCTGACGTGAACGCATGCGATCAGTTCAGCTGGACTCCTCTACACCATGCCTGTCATGCAGGACAGCTAGACATCATACAGCTGTTACTGGAGGCAGGAGCTTCTGTGGACCTGCCCACCCTCAATGGAGCCACTCCCCTAATGAGAGCCATTGAGAGCTGTAGGCCATCCTGTGTAGAGTACCTCATCAAAGCCGGGGCCAAGGTCAATGCAGTAAACAAGACAG AGCAAAACTGCTTGGACGTTGCCCACGCTTATGCAGACTTCAGGGTGGTGGATTTGATCCAGGCTAAGATTAATACACTACCAAGACCAAAGGAAAATAAGAAGCCACAGCCTGTCAGAATCCACCGCAAACTAACGCCAGCCTCAACCCCTGGCTCTACAAAGGAAAAG CAGGGCACCGTTACCACTCCTACAGCCTCCTCGAACTCAGCAGTCAAGAAAGCAATGAAGAAAGACAGTGTTATCGTGCACAGCACTCAGATCACTAGCGGCAAGCTCAACAAATTGGACATCAGTTTTGTGCCAAGAACG ACATGGCAAAATCAGCTGACCACCACCGAGCTGATGGATAAGAAAGCAAGGAGGAGGCAGCGTTTCAGTTTTGAGGTGGACTTTGATGACTTCAAGATgccatttaacaaaaacattcagAAGAAATCTGTGGAGTTTGAGCTGACTGACTGA
- the ankef1a gene encoding ankyrin repeat and EF-hand domain-containing protein 1a isoform X2 → MSRTLAKGRLEVLQIYRLLQCVQDGDKLYIEKLISMGVHDLINLTEPREGNGVLHLASVGNKPDMLEFLISQGARPDVQDRRGRTPLMMAAELGYDGIVSLLAKNNADMKLVDKEGKGLLFYCIHPTKRHMRCLQVALNGNADVNNVSETGMPVFLLACEQAQDCEGMCLSILERGADPNATNQETGRTALMEATRAGAIDLVRVILKKGGNVNALDKKRFHAAHFAAEKGFFEIIKVLSAYAADFGVVTSEGDTPLHFAASGGYTDCCRFLAQRGCNPKLKNQEGLLPRQIAKDCGHKATVKELKKAERLHGKFSKGAGGTNEPWALTLHDWSHENENALRSAFESASDSYMGLEMVSKATFVSVLQELHAPLDDNQIRALLLAFDKRREAFININDFLKGLKYIPKTYVMASYGPKKKKATKAGKTKKTKFNAPLPICTVPPDLIHRRDDGGPPQFLIESYQHATDTHRYDRDHRPGHPIEDDTAWYIDEPEKIYINMNYCVKTGDIESLRLALSQKIPVDVKDRFYKTPLMAACASGNYEVAKFLVDNGADVNACDQFSWTPLHHACHAGQLDIIQLLLEAGASVDLPTLNGATPLMRAIESCRPSCVEYLIKAGAKVNAVNKTEQNCLDVAHAYADFRVVDLIQAKINTLPRPKENKKPQPVRIHRKLTPASTPGSTKEKGTVTTPTASSNSAVKKAMKKDSVIVHSTQITSGKLNKLDISFVPRTTWQNQLTTTELMDKKARRRQRFSFEVDFDDFKMPFNKNIQKKSVEFELTD, encoded by the exons atgTCACGCACCCTGGCCAAGGGAAGGCTTGAAGTTTTGCAGATCTATCGGCTGCTTCAGTGCGTCCAGGATGGAGATAAGCTGTACATAGAGAAATTAATCAGCATGGGTGTTCATGACCTCATAAATCTCACCGAGCCACGCGAGGGGAACGGCGTCCTGCACCTGGCATCGGTGGGCAACAAACCCGACATGCTGGAGTTCCTTATATCTCAAGGTGCCCGTCCAGACGTGCAGGACAGGAGGGGGCGGACACCCTTGATGATGGCCGCAGAGCTCGGATATGACGGCATCGTGTCTTTACTGGCCAAGAACAATGCAGATATGAAACTTGTAGACAAAGAAGGGAAAG GCTTGCTCTTCTACTGCATCCACCCTACCAAAAGGCACATGCGCTGCCTCCAGGTGGCCCTGAATGGCAATGCAGATGTCAACAATGTTTCAGAAACTGGGATGCCAGTGTTTCTGCTGGCCTGTGAACAAGCTCAGGACTGTGAAGGGATGTGTCTCAGTATCCTAGAGAGAGGAGCAGACCCTAATGCTACAAATCAG GAAACAGGTCGGACAGCTCTGATGGAGGCCACTCGAGCTGGAGCAATAGATCTTGTAAGAGTCATCCTCAAGAAAGGAGGAAACGTCAATGCCTTGGATAAGAAGAGATTCCATGCAGCTCACTTTGCGGCTGAAAAAGGCTTCTTTGAA atcatTAAGGTGTTGTCTGCATATGCAGCAGATTTTGGAGTGGTAACATCAGAGGGGGATACACCACTGCACTTTGCTGCCTCTGGTGGCTACACAGATTGCTGCAGGTTTCTAGCTCAAAGgg GATGCAATCCCAAACTGAAGAACCAAGAAGGTCTGCTTCCCCGTCAGATCGCTAAGGACTGTGGTCACAAAGCCACTGTTAAAGAGCTTAAGAAGGCTGAACGACTGCATGGAAAGTTTTCAAAAGGAGCGGGTGGCACAAATGAACCGTGGGCTCTGACGCTTCACGACTGGTCTCATGAAAATGAGAATGCACTGAGAAGTGCTTTTGAGTCAGCATCAGACAGCTACATGGGACTAGAGATGGTGTCCAAGGCAACGTTTGTGTCTGTTCTTCAGGAACTTCACGCTCCTCTAGATGATAACCAAATTCGTGCTCTTCTGCTTGCTTTTGATAAGAGACGAGAGgcctttataaatataaatgacttCCTAAAAGGTCTCAAGTATATTCCGAAGACATATGTTATGGCTTCTTATGGGCCTAAGAAGAAGAAGGCAACCAAGGCAGGAAAGACCAAAAAGACTAAGTTCAATGCACCTCTGCCCATCTGCACTGTCCCACCTGATCTCATTCATCGACGTGATGATGGTGGGCCGCCGCAGTTTTTGATTGAAAGTTACCAGCATGCTACAGACACCCACAGATACGACCGGGACCATCGACCAGGGCATCCTATCGAAGATGATACAGCATGGTACATCGATGAGCCAGAAAAGatatacataaatatgaacTACTGTGTTAAAACAGGAGATATCGAGTCTCTCAGGTTGGCACTCAGCCAAAAGATTCCTGTAGATGTGAAAGATCGCTTTTACAAGACGCCACTCATGGCTGCATGTGCAAGTGGGAACTACGAAGTGGCAAAGTTTCTTGTTGATAACGG GGCTGACGTGAACGCATGCGATCAGTTCAGCTGGACTCCTCTACACCATGCCTGTCATGCAGGACAGCTAGACATCATACAGCTGTTACTGGAGGCAGGAGCTTCTGTGGACCTGCCCACCCTCAATGGAGCCACTCCCCTAATGAGAGCCATTGAGAGCTGTAGGCCATCCTGTGTAGAGTACCTCATCAAAGCCGGGGCCAAGGTCAATGCAGTAAACAAGACAG AGCAAAACTGCTTGGACGTTGCCCACGCTTATGCAGACTTCAGGGTGGTGGATTTGATCCAGGCTAAGATTAATACACTACCAAGACCAAAGGAAAATAAGAAGCCACAGCCTGTCAGAATCCACCGCAAACTAACGCCAGCCTCAACCCCTGGCTCTACAAAGGAAAAG GGCACCGTTACCACTCCTACAGCCTCCTCGAACTCAGCAGTCAAGAAAGCAATGAAGAAAGACAGTGTTATCGTGCACAGCACTCAGATCACTAGCGGCAAGCTCAACAAATTGGACATCAGTTTTGTGCCAAGAACG ACATGGCAAAATCAGCTGACCACCACCGAGCTGATGGATAAGAAAGCAAGGAGGAGGCAGCGTTTCAGTTTTGAGGTGGACTTTGATGACTTCAAGATgccatttaacaaaaacattcagAAGAAATCTGTGGAGTTTGAGCTGACTGACTGA